A window from Leptospira meyeri encodes these proteins:
- a CDS encoding adenylate/guanylate cyclase domain-containing protein, producing MKTILLKLRTLFSKDSHLHGELQFPIRYKLLLITSVVLLISMSGIIFLASYFFRKDSEVRVKENNIKINEILSLKVKSDLHSMKQDVHITASAILRNPGSANAIAKELFEEDQNFLLIGAYDASLNPKFEALNDAFLQKYDYQKSEVKGLLKNIQPKLKKSFGGTTVIWNASPHFRHPILCLSFPLSESKDTHTILVTLVKLDSLLDAFQTSGPVETFLVSEDGSVLAHPDAKVVLSGINLNDLPIVERMKKSTVDNGQFRYEAKDGVSYLGSFKKLGLGGVGVISQVREAKIFEEVNNIQKRNVYILIVSLALSFIVVYVFAKSLSTPILKLVDASEEIRRGNYHIELHATTHDEIGTLTKSFVSMGRGLEEREKLKDSFGRFVNQDIAELAAKGRLSIGGQRKYCTIFFSDIRSFTAISEKLQPEEVVEFLNQYMTEMVKCVQETGGTVDKFIGDAIMATWGALRDHKQHAKSSIEAALRMRDKLIEFNKGRGTVKKPIIQIGCGINTGYVIAGQIGSADKMEYTVIGDSVNLASRVESLNKETHTDILITETTYQEIKSDYHVISMGEIELKGKSKAQKVYAVLGRKSDPNYPKNLSELQKLVGITVVKKGKK from the coding sequence ATGAAAACGATTCTGCTCAAACTACGCACCCTCTTTTCCAAGGATTCCCACCTCCATGGGGAATTGCAGTTTCCAATTCGATACAAACTCCTTCTCATTACCTCGGTTGTTTTGCTGATCTCCATGTCTGGGATCATCTTTTTGGCATCTTATTTTTTTAGAAAGGACAGTGAGGTTCGGGTAAAAGAAAACAATATCAAAATCAATGAAATCCTATCTCTAAAAGTGAAGTCGGATTTACATTCGATGAAACAAGACGTTCATATCACAGCATCTGCCATTCTTAGAAACCCTGGCTCTGCCAATGCGATCGCCAAAGAATTGTTTGAGGAAGACCAAAATTTTCTATTGATCGGTGCTTATGATGCAAGTTTAAATCCAAAATTTGAGGCACTCAACGATGCTTTTTTACAAAAGTATGATTACCAAAAATCAGAAGTGAAAGGATTACTAAAAAATATCCAACCCAAGTTAAAAAAATCTTTTGGTGGAACTACAGTGATCTGGAATGCAAGTCCACATTTTCGCCACCCCATCCTTTGTTTGAGTTTCCCTCTATCGGAATCCAAAGACACGCACACAATACTTGTAACCTTAGTCAAACTTGATAGCCTACTTGATGCCTTCCAAACCTCAGGTCCCGTAGAAACTTTTTTAGTCAGCGAAGATGGAAGTGTACTCGCCCATCCAGATGCCAAAGTTGTTTTATCTGGCATTAACCTTAATGACCTTCCCATTGTAGAAAGGATGAAAAAATCGACAGTGGACAATGGACAATTTCGATATGAAGCCAAAGACGGAGTTTCTTATCTTGGATCTTTCAAAAAACTTGGATTAGGTGGTGTTGGAGTCATATCACAAGTTCGCGAAGCAAAAATATTTGAAGAAGTCAACAATATCCAAAAACGAAATGTTTACATATTAATTGTTTCACTTGCTCTATCTTTTATTGTAGTTTATGTTTTTGCAAAATCTTTATCAACACCCATTTTAAAATTGGTGGACGCTTCGGAAGAAATCAGAAGGGGAAATTACCATATTGAACTTCATGCTACCACACATGACGAAATTGGAACGTTGACCAAATCGTTTGTGAGTATGGGACGAGGATTAGAAGAACGGGAAAAACTAAAAGATTCCTTTGGTCGATTTGTGAACCAAGACATTGCTGAATTAGCAGCCAAAGGGCGACTCTCCATTGGGGGTCAAAGAAAATATTGTACAATTTTTTTCTCAGACATTCGAAGTTTTACTGCGATTTCAGAGAAACTACAGCCGGAAGAAGTTGTGGAATTTTTGAATCAGTACATGACAGAGATGGTGAAATGTGTACAAGAAACAGGAGGGACGGTAGATAAGTTTATCGGAGATGCCATCATGGCAACTTGGGGAGCCCTTCGCGATCATAAACAACATGCAAAGTCCTCCATTGAAGCAGCTTTAAGAATGCGGGATAAACTCATCGAGTTCAATAAAGGTAGGGGAACTGTCAAAAAACCCATCATCCAAATTGGCTGCGGAATTAATACTGGTTATGTGATCGCAGGACAAATCGGAAGCGCCGATAAAATGGAATACACTGTCATTGGAGATTCGGTTAACCTTGCTTCTCGAGTTGAATCTCTCAATAAAGAAACCCATACGGATATTCTCATCACAGAAACAACATACCAAGAAATAAAATCTGACTATCATGTCATTAGTATGGGAGAAATTGAGTTAAAAGGTAAATCCAAAGCTCAAAAAGTATATGCCGTGCTTGGAAGAAAATCTGATCCCAATTACCCAAAAAACTTAAGCGAACTGCAAAAGTTAGTTGGAATTACAGTTGTGAAGAAGGGGAAAAAATGA
- the truA gene encoding tRNA pseudouridine(38-40) synthase TruA, whose protein sequence is MPNYALLVEFDGTHFYGWQKQKNLPTVQAAIESALSIILNKNPASRLSVAGRTDTGVHGLGMVCNFKTEFPIPNFHKLLVSINALTPKAVSVKNVIEVPAEFHSRFSCTGREYIYKIYYSKYESSFIEGRAFWVKHHVDWDLVENQLTNLVGEKDFRSLTKAKSMAGKRAVREIFDIRLERLTPDWIQIRIRANGFMHNMVRITVGTLLDIGKGRWKSRSIGSILEEKNRSTAGMTLPPDGLYFVRAYYEDYPEIHELYQIALP, encoded by the coding sequence TTGCCCAACTACGCTCTTCTCGTCGAATTCGACGGAACACATTTCTATGGTTGGCAGAAACAAAAAAATTTACCAACAGTCCAGGCTGCCATTGAATCTGCACTTTCCATTATCTTAAATAAAAACCCCGCCTCACGATTGTCAGTTGCTGGAAGAACAGATACTGGGGTTCACGGGCTTGGCATGGTATGTAATTTTAAAACAGAATTTCCCATTCCCAACTTTCATAAACTGCTCGTATCCATCAATGCCCTCACTCCCAAAGCGGTTTCTGTCAAAAATGTAATTGAGGTTCCAGCAGAATTTCATTCTAGGTTCAGTTGTACTGGAAGAGAATACATCTACAAAATTTATTACAGTAAATATGAAAGTAGTTTTATAGAAGGTAGGGCCTTCTGGGTCAAACACCATGTCGATTGGGATTTGGTAGAAAACCAACTCACAAACCTTGTGGGAGAAAAAGACTTTCGGTCCCTCACCAAAGCAAAGTCGATGGCGGGTAAACGGGCAGTCAGAGAAATCTTTGACATTCGTTTGGAACGATTGACACCAGATTGGATCCAAATCCGAATCCGGGCAAATGGATTTATGCACAATATGGTTCGTATTACAGTAGGAACTTTACTAGACATCGGGAAGGGACGTTGGAAATCTAGATCCATCGGCTCTATTTTGGAAGAGAAGAACCGTTCGACGGCAGGAATGACACTCCCGCCGGATGGACTCTATTTCGTCCGTGCATATTACGAAGATTATCCGGAAATTCATGAATTGTATCAAATCGCTCTTCCTTAG
- a CDS encoding FecR domain-containing protein: MNLDKRDRLVLFTLLGVAILFSILFYLDLNRKIGIGDREVVGTIFFKNNIVQRKFEDEVIWEKLENNSPLTNKDTIRSEAFSDALIRLKDGTEINIDENSMFNLDLTGEEPNLEFSEGSLEVKKNDSKPNQIKITSSGSEINVDSGNVKIEKTKERELSLFVEKGKTTVKHQDGKSVSVEEGKKAEFKKTGIEIKKIPVVLISPTSQKLFYAEPDEVSVLFQWKTESGYGDPVLEISRSPNFQMTLINEKVEGNQSSFRLKEGTFYWRLKVKNKVDSGIEFSETGKFFVTKLESFQGESPESGSIIPFVQTFPLVTLSWTKLTTANSYQLIVSNSPKLTNPIKQLETTANQISYDDLKEGTYYWKVIAKSSFSDTKDRSSQVQSFIIKKQNTVPTPKWMRPANGSEISLDEIKQNQAILIWDGNAELKSYQLKIAKDSKMTSIVFTEETASNFLVPNWNSLGKGTFFATVTGKSKEGKETETSAPLSFTVVDQKKKLDPVEEITSNKPDQKLDPKLEMMSPNGTIVQMKGKSSLDFQWKVTGVTGERYDLVLYQHSGDKKTAIYKITTKDSKHSLKDLSILDEGSFSWDLSVYKDTTLLFSKKGSFILALDQFKSLKPSDIEFISPKRLYKEKR; the protein is encoded by the coding sequence ATGAATTTAGACAAACGAGACCGACTCGTCTTATTCACCCTTTTAGGTGTTGCTATCCTTTTTTCTATTTTGTTTTATTTAGATTTGAATCGAAAAATTGGAATTGGAGATCGCGAAGTAGTAGGAACCATATTTTTCAAAAACAATATTGTTCAAAGAAAATTTGAAGATGAAGTAATTTGGGAAAAATTAGAAAACAATAGCCCACTCACAAACAAAGACACAATCCGTTCGGAAGCATTTTCTGATGCACTCATCCGCCTGAAAGATGGAACAGAAATCAATATTGATGAAAACTCAATGTTTAACTTAGATTTGACTGGAGAAGAACCAAACCTTGAGTTTAGTGAAGGTTCATTAGAAGTTAAAAAAAATGATTCCAAACCAAATCAAATTAAGATCACAAGCTCAGGTAGTGAAATTAATGTGGATTCAGGGAATGTAAAAATAGAAAAAACAAAAGAACGAGAACTTAGTTTATTTGTTGAAAAAGGGAAAACTACAGTCAAACACCAAGACGGAAAGTCTGTTTCTGTAGAAGAGGGCAAAAAAGCGGAATTCAAAAAAACAGGAATCGAAATTAAAAAAATTCCTGTCGTTTTGATTTCTCCAACTTCTCAAAAGTTATTTTATGCTGAGCCAGACGAAGTATCTGTTCTTTTCCAATGGAAAACTGAATCCGGGTACGGAGACCCTGTTTTGGAAATTTCCAGGTCACCTAACTTTCAAATGACGTTAATCAATGAAAAAGTAGAAGGTAACCAAAGTTCATTTCGACTAAAAGAAGGAACTTTTTATTGGAGATTAAAAGTTAAAAACAAAGTCGATTCAGGAATAGAATTTAGCGAAACAGGTAAGTTCTTTGTTACAAAACTGGAGTCCTTCCAAGGAGAATCGCCTGAGTCGGGATCTATCATTCCTTTTGTTCAAACCTTTCCACTCGTAACTCTTAGTTGGACAAAACTCACAACTGCCAACTCTTACCAGCTGATTGTATCCAACTCGCCTAAACTCACAAATCCAATCAAACAATTGGAAACCACTGCCAATCAAATTTCTTATGATGATTTAAAAGAGGGAACCTATTATTGGAAGGTAATTGCCAAGTCTTCCTTTTCGGATACAAAAGATAGAAGTAGCCAAGTCCAATCTTTTATTATCAAAAAACAAAATACGGTTCCAACACCGAAATGGATGAGACCTGCTAACGGATCGGAAATTTCATTGGATGAGATCAAACAAAACCAGGCTATTTTGATTTGGGATGGAAATGCAGAATTAAAATCTTATCAGTTGAAAATTGCAAAAGATTCCAAAATGACATCAATTGTTTTTACAGAAGAAACAGCTTCCAATTTTCTTGTACCCAACTGGAACAGTTTAGGAAAAGGAACTTTCTTTGCAACAGTCACAGGAAAATCAAAAGAAGGAAAAGAGACAGAAACTTCTGCCCCTCTCAGTTTTACCGTGGTGGACCAGAAGAAAAAACTAGATCCTGTCGAAGAAATTACATCTAATAAGCCAGATCAAAAATTAGATCCTAAACTGGAAATGATGTCTCCGAATGGAACAATTGTTCAGATGAAAGGAAAATCCAGTTTGGATTTCCAATGGAAAGTAACAGGTGTTACGGGAGAACGATATGATTTGGTATTGTATCAACATAGTGGAGACAAAAAAACAGCCATCTACAAAATTACAACCAAAGATTCCAAACATAGTTTAAAAGATTTAAGTATCCTTGATGAAGGATCTTTTTCCTGGGATTTAAGTGTTTATAAAGATACAACTTTGTTATTTTCTAAAAAAGGAAGTTTTATCTTAGCTTTAGATCAATTTAAGTCTTTGAAACCTTCTGATATTGAATTCATTTCTCCAAAACGCTTGTATAAAGAAAAAAGATGA
- a CDS encoding LIC11270 family surface protein, translated as MKSSSLKLFILILNVLIFIHCKTKLDLGEESKLPVISTLFNNRMLLLLKGTYATDNPLDWAELNNGTGDLYVDSQGDGLDPVMTLVNQPKAGNVPIFLDIGEVRISSKYLKGLNELTQIRDTVDSNKFWDYIAPNRQVFCTVTYSFDNNTCTESNGILKASDFFNGIGAQFPSNDPSSQTESWESALLTGQPWLGRQYYYAAIYFRSLVTGYALDAGIPVTGRFDNRPIVNGLNIVPRNNYVAGTTSAAKSSIVPKMFPALYTQLPTQADMQIRDGFDPYILEVRINLKENLMLHSYLTSRSTVVTYVGVSDIFFDHKGEGDAGGNILTRARVIYPETASSLTISGGGNSLLHYYGIFRSQETEFINVLPLAATPAKQGAKIKYLNPGTYKAVCLGDLSKQDGYPDTVVRETTFNIPEYPFRQTYNIDLTCP; from the coding sequence GTGAAGTCGTCATCTCTAAAACTTTTTATCCTAATCCTAAATGTTCTTATTTTTATTCATTGTAAAACCAAACTAGATTTAGGTGAGGAATCAAAACTTCCGGTAATCTCTACTCTATTCAATAACAGAATGTTATTGCTCCTTAAAGGAACATATGCCACTGACAATCCACTCGATTGGGCTGAACTCAATAATGGAACTGGCGATTTGTATGTAGACTCGCAGGGGGATGGACTTGATCCCGTCATGACTTTGGTTAACCAACCCAAAGCAGGAAATGTTCCCATCTTTTTGGATATTGGAGAAGTAAGAATTTCAAGTAAGTATCTGAAAGGTCTGAACGAACTCACACAGATTCGGGATACTGTTGATTCAAATAAATTCTGGGACTATATTGCGCCTAACAGACAAGTATTTTGTACTGTTACCTATTCTTTTGATAACAATACATGCACGGAAAGTAACGGAATTCTAAAAGCGTCTGATTTTTTTAATGGGATTGGTGCGCAGTTTCCTTCCAACGATCCATCCTCACAAACAGAAAGTTGGGAATCGGCATTGTTAACTGGTCAACCATGGCTTGGACGTCAGTATTATTATGCTGCCATTTATTTTCGGTCTCTTGTGACTGGTTATGCCCTTGATGCAGGAATCCCAGTGACAGGTCGTTTTGATAACAGACCCATTGTCAATGGCCTGAACATTGTCCCGCGAAACAACTATGTGGCGGGAACCACATCAGCTGCCAAAAGCAGCATTGTTCCTAAAATGTTTCCTGCTTTGTATACCCAACTCCCGACCCAAGCAGATATGCAAATTCGGGATGGATTTGATCCTTACATCTTAGAAGTAAGAATCAATCTAAAAGAAAATTTGATGTTACACTCTTATCTCACCAGCCGATCAACAGTTGTCACTTATGTGGGTGTGAGTGACATCTTCTTTGACCATAAAGGGGAAGGTGACGCAGGTGGAAATATATTGACAAGGGCCCGAGTCATTTATCCAGAGACGGCATCAAGCCTAACTATTTCTGGAGGCGGGAACTCTTTGTTACATTATTATGGGATCTTTCGCTCGCAAGAAACCGAATTTATTAATGTTTTACCTTTAGCAGCAACCCCTGCCAAACAAGGTGCAAAAATAAAATATCTTAATCCAGGTACTTACAAAGCTGTCTGTTTAGGAGATTTATCTAAACAGGACGGTTACCCGGACACTGTAGTACGAGAGACTACATTTAACATTCCCGAGTATCCGTTCAGACAAACATATAACATTGATTTGACATGCCCCTAG